In Scomber scombrus chromosome 17, fScoSco1.1, whole genome shotgun sequence, the following proteins share a genomic window:
- the nkx2.4b gene encoding NK2 homeobox 4b has product MSLSPKHSTPFSVTDILSPMEDSYRRFGGMDHSAAGSLGTPLGAYRQTQVSQPGMQHQQQPQQQHQHQHQHQHQLPPHLHHHHGAVGGFCNGGIGNVGELPSYQETVRGGGAAAAAWYSNPEPRYPTISRFMGPSGGMNMSGMVGSLAGMDSTGKSMVTLHAAPRRKRRVLFSQAQVYELERRFKQQKYLSAPEREHLAGLIHLSPNQVKIWFQNHRYKLKRQVKDKTTQQLQQDGSGSPVLSKSDKACRTDSSGPNQTENRQSSSGEALTVTPPLQQQQQQHQVNQLSSTEELEDLSPSPPMGLIEYTNSMIGSNLLYGRTW; this is encoded by the exons ATGTCATTGAGCCCTAAACACTCCACTCCCTTCTCAGTGACAGACATTTTGAGCCCGATGGAGGACAGCTACCGGAGGTTTGGAGGTATGGATCACAGCGCAGCGGGGAGCCTCGGGACCCCGCTGGGCGCCTACCGGCAGACCCAAGTCTCCCAGCCGGGTATGCAGCATCAAcagcagccgcagcagcagcatcaacatcaacatcaacatcagcaTCAACTACCACCTCAtctccaccatcatca CGGGGCCGTCGGAGGGTTTTGTAACGGAGGCATCGGGAACGTGGGAGAGCTGCCGTCCTACCAGGAGACGGtgagaggtggaggagctgcagcagccgCGTGGTACAGCAACCCCGAGCCAAGATACCCGACAA TCTCCAGATTCATGGGCCCCTCCGGCGGGATGAACATGTCCGGGATGGTGGGCAGTCTGGCCGGGATGGACTCCACCGGCAAGTCCATGGTGACTCTGCACGCGGCGCCACGCAGGAAGCGCAGGGTGCTCTTCTCTCAGGCGCAGGTCTACGAGCTCGAGCGACGCTTCAAGCAGCAGAAATACCTGTCCGCCCCGGAGAGGGAGCACCTGGCTGGACTCATCCACCTCTCCCCCAACCAGGTCAAGATCTGGTTCCAAAACCACCGATACAAGCTGAAGCGGCAGGTTAAAGACAAAACAacccagcagctgcagcaggacgGAAGCGGGTCCCCGGTTCTCTCTAAGAGCGATAAAGCCTGCAGGACCGACTCCAGTGGGCCAAACCAGACCGAGAACAGACAGAGCAGCTCGGGGGAAGCTTTGACTGTGACTCcccctctgcagcagcagcaacagcagcatcagGTGAACCAGCTGTCGTCcacagaggagctggaggatTTGTCCCCCAGTCCGCCGATGGGACTCATTGAGTACACCAACAGCATGATCGGCTCCAATTTACTGTACGGGAGAACTTGGTAG
- the nkx2.2b gene encoding NK2 homeobox 2b — protein MSFGTNMRTGFLVQDILDMPDSFTGRCGSGTEETEEDDTEEASAEVSGPENAQKLGFTGRNMRERGEGSFSRWSCGSGNLHFSLHGLSLQSRVEPKSPEFSPDPEMDAAGGSEQKSRGKKRRVLFSKAQTFELERRFRQQRYLSAPEREHLAGLIQLTPNQVKIWFQNHRYKMKRARTERSLEALQPLPARRVAIPVLVRDGRPCDRITVQDLEATLRSGLSLPLCAYSPLLHPGLQQQHHPGVQQLAHMYHWSW, from the exons atgtCTTTTGGCACCAACATGAGAACGGGCTTCTTGGTGCAGGACATCCTGGATATGCCCGACTCCTTCACCGGGAGGTGCGGCTCCGGGACcgaggagacagaggaagacGACACCGAGGAGGCCTCCGCGGAGGTTTCCGGGCCAGAAAACGCGCAGAAACTGGGATTTACCGGGAGGAATATGCGCGAGAGAGGCGAGGGGAGCTTCAGCAGGTGGAGCTGCGGATCCGGTAACCTGCACTTCTCAT tACACGGTCTTTCCTTACAATCCCGGGTCGAGCCTAAATCTCCAGAGTTCTCCCCGGACCCGGAGATGGATGCTGCGGGCGGCTCTGAGCAGAAGAGCCGTGGCAAGAAGCGCAGAGTCCTGTTCTCCAAGGCCCAGACCTTCGAGCTGGAGCGTCGCTTCCGGCAGCAGCGCTACCTGTCCGCCCCGGAGAGAGAGCACCTGGCCGGGCTCATCCAGCTCACCCCGAACCAGGTGAAGATCTGGTTCCAAAACCACCGATACAAGATGAAGCGGGCCCGGACGGAGCGCAGCCTGGAGGCGCTGCAGCCGCTGCCCGCGCGCAGGGTCGCCATCCCGGTGCTGGTGCGGGACGGAAGGCCATGCGACCGGATCACAGTGCAGGACCTGGAGGCGACGCTCCGGTCCGGTTTGAGTCTCCCACTCTGTGCCTACTCTCCGCTGCTGCACCCCggcctgcagcagcagcatcacccCGGGGTGCAGCAGCTGGCGCACATGTACCACTGGAGCTGGTGA